The Pelecanus crispus isolate bPelCri1 chromosome 26, bPelCri1.pri, whole genome shotgun sequence genomic sequence GTTAACCGAAAAGCTTCACTGAGGACCTCATCCTGGTTCCCACCTCGGAATAcgttctttatttccttttccatttcctacAGGGAGGACACAGACAGCATTGGAAGGGAGAGTTCCTGCTATTCCCATCACAAAGGCTGGATTCAAACCCAGGTTTATTCTTTGCTCCTTGAAGATAAACTTGCTACAAAATGTACATGACAAAAGAGAAGAGCTATCTGTCTCTATGCACAGATTTTAGGAAATCGCATTAATATTTTGATCTTTTACGCACATAAGCGTCTGTTTGTGTACACTAGATCCAAGCAAACTTACCTCGGTGATTTCAGGGAACTCCTCTTCGCCGTCAGCGGATTTAGcatcctctttctcttctggGACCACCGTGACAGGGATCTCCTTCTCAAGGGGTACTCGAAGATTTAAATCCACCAGATCCTGCACTGAGTGTTCCTGTTCCTGCAACCGCTGAAGGAGAGGCCTTCAGATTAGGTGGTGTCCAAGGGAGTCACctctccagagcttgcgaggGAGCTACGTGGGGCCAGTTGTTCCAGTAGATGCAATAAGGGGCATAGAGGGGGAGCATTTATACTGGCCATGACACGACCAAGGGCCCTGCCATGGGAAGGGGAAGCAACGAAGACACCAGACCCCAAAGGAGtcaatttttgtcatttttccaCTTCCAATTTGCTTTCTATTCTGTGGTTTAACATTTGGACTTGCAAAGACCTGTTACCTGGCTTTGCAGCTGTAAGGCCAGTGCTTTCTGCTCTTCAATTTGCCGCCACCTCTCCCGAGCTCGTGAATCATAGACGCTGGTCCTGAAAAGCACAGTTTATGTGAACAAATCAGTGTTTACTTCTACATGTGAACAGTCatgacaggggaaaaaaaaaaaaaaaaaaaaaagagaaaaaccacaTGTACTTACAGTTCTTTGATCCACAGTTCTGCCTGGAAGAATGGGAGGCtagaaagggggagaaaggagaggtgTAAGTGGTCTCCTTCACATGGAGAGTAAGTAATTGCTTGAAAAGCGATTTGTAAGTGTTATCTGAGGACATTCTTATAGCTAGAGTGATAGTAAGAGCTACAGACAGATCTGCCAGCGATTTGCAGCCAGGTCTCAAGGAAGAGGTTCGATGCATCTCACTCAAGTTCCTGTAACTACAGCAAACTTCTCTCTTTTCATAAGATATTGAGAAAGCCACGGTCACCTTTTACTCTGCATTCTCACCTCTccatggaattaaaaaaagctaacatAATCCACCCCTCCCTCCAGATACCATTTTACAGCCTCTTACCTTGGTGCTGGGGTTCTGGAATCCTTTACCTTGAGCAAAATGACAGAGTCTGACCCTAAAGAGAGTACAGTTTATAGAATGTTGTTATCCTCCCAACTACTACCCAGTTCCCCAACTGGTGCAGGAGTCCAAATAcagagggggagggaaaaagtgGGTTTGTCACATACATTTAAGTCAACTGacaggttttggggttttgttttgttttgggtgtggttttttttttttttttttttttaccttcagaCTGTGTGTTAGATGCTGGTAGATTTTCTTGCTGATGCTGGGCTGTGGAGTTACTGGACTCAAAGATATTGGAGGGATAGCTAGGGGTAGAGTAGAGTGACGGTTTGTGTGATGGCTGCTCCTGTGCTCTGAGGATGCTGGTTGCTGAACTGGCTGGTACAATGCTGTGAGCTTCAAACAGCTTTGAGTTCTTTCTGGGAGTTTCTTTCACTACTGTTTTGCTGGAATTTGAACACCTGGACCTAGGAACAACAGAAAGTAAGTTCCCAGCAAATACATGCAGCGCTGTCAGCTGTGGCAGAGCATATTACATACTCACAGATGGAAGGGGAATAGCGAAGAGGGCTTGGACGtggaaaattgttttcctgtgaCCATCTGAAGCAACTGTCTGTAGATCTCTCGCTCTTCCTCTCGAACAGTCTGCAGGGAAACAACCAGATATGTCTATCCAACGTGATTTCAACAAAGACAATACACATGGAAGTAGAGATTTTATTGGTGGAAGCACATCCAGGAGTCTTGAAAAGTTCAAACATCAGCCTTGATCAGAGCAACCGCAGTTGAAGTCTgaacaggagcagagctgaagcCAGCTTCTGCCTAGCAGAAGGAGCAAATCCAGTACAAGACAGTTGGTTAGAGCCATCTCAAGCACTCCATGGGGCACAAAAGAGATCTCCTCAGAAATAACCACCCACTAGACTGACTCCCAGCTTTTTCTTTACCTCTTCCGCTGTGCTGATGAACCGCCGGGGAGTTTTCTTGGGGCTAAGCAGGCTGCGGCGACACGGACCACTCCAGGAAGGACTCTGAGCGGGTTTGATCGGAAAAGCTGATGCATGGCAATGGTGGTTTGATTTTCCTACAAAACTGTTGGACGTCCCACTGTGAGGaaagaaacacttttattttatttgattttatgcTTGTTTTAATCCATAATCTcattctcccccatccccaagcCCAGCCAAGAATGAGGCTACCCAACTGTGATCAGAAATTGgtattttatgtatgttttaaGAACTGCCTCAAAGCTGAAGGCTGGTGCTCTCCATCAGCTTGATCTGCAGCCACTCCTGAGGCCTGTGCGGCCAAACAGATGCCACCAGGTGGCACTGCGAGGCCGAGGAGCCACAGCCTGGAAACCCCCGGCCAGACCTTCCCGCCAGATCCACCAGCTCCCGCTTCCATCCATGCACCACAAAATGGCCGAACCTTGCCTGGAGACACCGCTCTcgccatttttatttattgataaGAGCAGGTGCCTCCCCTCACCTTGCTCCTCCCCACTCCCACGCTCAGACTCACCTAACTGCCCATGAAAAAATACATGGGTTGATTTGGCGTTTCTTccattgaaattaattttccctgttTGCAAACAAGCATTGGCCACTGCAGGGATTTTCAGGAGCAATAAAGACTTGACCTGGTCTGGAAAGGTCTGAAGCAACACGAATTTATATCAGCTGCAAAAATAGCTCCTGCGCCCAGCACCACATGCACTACCAGCACGTTTTCATCACAAGATGACGACGTACTATTTCTCCCCCAATTTCCCAGTGGCACTCCTGATACACTCAAAACCGATCCATTACACCACTAGCTTCCGTGAGAGGCAGGTTACGCCACGCTGTACTCTCTCAAAACCAGCACCCATGCCCTTTATGAACTGTCTTTGCCACAGGAAGGTTTATAAACAACCAAAAGGCACCTATGGACCTGGCCAACCTCAACCCACGCTACTATTTCCACCCTAAATTCACTCTGTATTGACACCAATGGTTTGTGTGGGTAAAATCTCCACATGAAGCTCCCACGGGGCTCTGCAGGGAAGGTTAAATGTGGAGGGGAGCTGTACACACCTGGAGTTTTTGCGAGCTTCAAGGTAAGAGCCTCGGCTCACCCTCGGCTTCTGTGGCACGGAGCCCAGAGGTGGAACCAAGCCCCTCCACTGCCCGTTGGCGCTGGAACCAAAGGCTCGAGGCTCCCCTGCTGCCcggtagctctcagggcagGGGACTTCTGCAGGGGAGAAACACAGCAGCGGTCAAGAAAGAGCCAAATCTTCCTTCCCCAagctgctgggggaaggaaaCAGCCAAAAAACTGACACTCCAGGGCAGAAAATGATGTCTTACCTGGGCTGTAATTGAGAGCGCAGGATGCATTTCCAGCAGGGCAAGCAAAACCACTGATCTTGTTGGGTAAAAACTGTTGGgtaaaaatcacagctttttaTTAGAAGAAAGCACAGCTCAATCTTAAAACCCAGGCACAATAAAAGTATGGGGACAGGTGAAAATTTACAGCTCCTCCCCAATCATGTCATTATAAATTAGTAATTACTGAAACAGACTGGCGTAATAACACGCCAGTGCTGGTCTGACAATGCAGCCACAGTGTCACTCGCTCTCCCATCCCCTCCTAAAATCCACTCTGCTGGTGTGATAGCAGTTTTAATGTGGAGTGAAATaaacaaatactgttttcacCTTATTACAGGGCAAAACATCAGCTTTACAGCTATGCTGCTGACTCCAAGACATGACCGCAACGTCAACATATGCACACGTGCTTGCTGAGGCCACGAGCCGAGCATGCCCATGTGCGGGTTTACATCCATGGGCAGATTCCACAgatgattttggttttatatgcTCGGCGGTAACTAACAGCGCAAGTGGGCCTCTCACAACACAGAAGCATTGGGCATTACCAAGATAGGGCTGTCAAAACCACCTGGCAAGTTTTTAACTCAGGGCTTGGGGGATGCTGCGCAGAGAGACCCTGCCCATGGGCGCCTCCGACCCATGGGAACAGCCACAGGGAAAAGGGAACAAGAGAAGTCACCAACACCAAAACCCATGTGTGCCCCTCCCCAAACAGCGACCGGTGGGAGGTCACTGCAGCAACACTGGGGCCCAGGGACAGCAGGCAAGGATCACCCAGCCTCCGTACCTTGTTGTCCGGCTGGGAGAGTGGATCCCGCAGGCTGGCTCGCGAGGGCAGGGGAAAAGCCTTGAACATGGAGCCGTGGTTGGCCCGTGCCGCGTCCCGGGCCTCCATCCTCATGGGCTCCGCGGCCGCATCTGGGGAAGAAGAGCCCCCgtcagccccccccgccccgagacGGCAGAGGAGAGGCGGCGGAGCAGTCTCTATCccgaggggccgggccggctcGGAGAGCAGCGGGCGGCTCCggttttccttctaaaaatgAAGAAGTCAGAGTAAGGCAGGGCCCCGCCGGTCAGCGCCAGAAGCAGGctggcggcagccccggggctcccgccggGTAGAGGGAGCGGCTGGCGGTACCGGCCGAGGCCTCCCGGCGCTTACTCCTGAGGCGGTACGGCTGCCCCGCACACGCCGCGCCCGGCTGGGGCCGGCTGCCCGCCCCGGAGCCgccggccggggcaggcagaggctgaggcccgccaccgccgccccccgcggcccggccgcgctAACCGGAAAAAGATGCGTACCGAGGGCGCGCGCGCCTTTCCCGGGCCCGGTGGCGGCTGCCGGCAACGAGGCAACCGGAAACGGAAGTGACGCCAGGCGCGGCGACGCCGGACGTGACGGTAAGTGAGGCGGTAGGGCGCGCTGACGGGGGGGGGGAGTCGAGTGTGCGCGCTGTGCGGAGGGCGCGggacagagcagcacagcagcagggcagcggGCCTGGAGGCAGGGTCAGCCTATAGGGTATGCCGCTATGGGGAGGGGATCGCCCTATGGAGGGGTGTCACCCTCGGGGGGGTTCTTCTCTTATGGGGAGGGGATCGCCCTATGGAAGGGTGTCACCCTCAGGGGGGTTCCTCTCTTATGGGGAGGGGATCACCCTACGGGAAGCTGCAACCCTATAGAGGTCCCCCCTGTGGGGACGGGACACCCAGTGGGGGGGTGTCACCCTGCAGGGCGTGCCCCTATGGAGAGTGGATCACGCTATGTGGAGGTGTCAACCTATAGTGGGTGTTGGGACACTGTGGGGCACCCTGTGGGGGTATCACTTGTGGGGGCTCACGCTGTAGGGCCGTGTCACTCCATCTGGTGTTCCTGATGGGGCAGCGTCACACCATGGCACATTGATCCCATTTGAGCTGATGGTTACATCCAGCCCCAGTACTGAAGCCTTTGCAAGCCCCATAATGTTACAGCCAgttgcagcacagctgaagctgTTACAGCTGACTCACCCTCCCTTGCCGGcacttccacagcaccacagagaccggGGCTCTGCTTCGCCTTGCCTGCTCAGTCgcattttttgcccgagccTGCTGCCGAccttgcgaatgtccggggatttctcccacgccaaaggtgccagcccccaaagctgtggccggccctcggcctccctTGGCAGCgtttccacagcaccacagagactggggctccggctttgccttgcctcctcttccagctccaGGCACCTGAGAGACCCCCCAGGGATGCCAGGGAGGtgaggggacactggggggacactcagggctggggggacactggggtgaCTGCTCCAAGGCCAGGCACAGGCGGCCACTGGGGGACATCCTGGGCAGGGACTGTCCTAGTTGGGAGACGTCTCCATCAGCATCGCGGGCCACGGTCCCCGTTGGTGGCCTGGGGGATGCTGTCCTTGTCCAGGAGGCCTTGTCCTCCCTTGGGGCAGCAGGGACCGCCCTGGCTGGGACATGGGGCCACCGTCCTCACTGTGGGGGACAGTCCTTGCCAGGGAGCCgagggggacgtggggatgttGGGGACTGTCCCTGCTGGGAGCAGTGATGACAGGGACATCTCTGACCTGTTGTCCTCCCACCCAGGGCTTGGAGGTTCCGGTGGTGGCCGTGACCCAGTGGTCAACACCAAAACTGCCCTTCACCAGCAGCATCTACATGCATTACCGGTGAGAGCCGCCCCGAGGGTCCTTGATGTGCCCTGTCCCCAAGCCGGGAGGGGCCCCCAGGTCCTCCTGCCCCAAGGAGGGGGACCCAGAGATACCCCTGCCCCTGCTTGTGCCACGAACTGATGTCCTGGGGCTGCCACGTGGCTGtctccatgtccctgtccccatatCCTCAGAGCTCCTGCGGGGCTGTCCCATGTTGCTAATCCCATGTCCCCGTGGCTCCTGGTGGCTGTCCCCACGTCAGTaccccccctgccacccccaggctGCTGAGCATCTGCCCGGAGTGGCTGCGCTTTGTGATGATGCCTGCCTGCGAGTCCCCAGTGCGGGCCTGGCACCGCTTCACCGTCATCTACACCCTGCTCAGTGACCTCCAGGACTTCCTGGCCTTGCGCTTTGTCTGGACACCCAAGACCGCTATGGccggtggggatggaggggatggggtCTGGCAGGGGACCGAGAGTGGGGGGAGGGCATCagaggggccgggggtgccTCTGGGTGCAGCTAAGAGGGGACAGATAGGGTGAGGGAAGGGCGGAGATCCggggaggccaggaggggacAGTCATAgccaggaggtgctggaggtGGCTGGGCAGAGGCCAGCGGTCCTGTCCCTGCCACACTGATGTTCCCCGCAGGGAAGAAGCTGTCCAGGCAGGAGTGCCGGGCCACGCAGGTGGCACTGGATGCCATTGTGTGCCACACGCCGCTCAACAACCTGGGGTCCTCGCGCAAAGGCAGTGCCCTCGCCATCCACGCGGCCTTCCAGGCGCTGCGGGCCGGTGTCGTCGAggcacagagtcaaggctttttcctctccttgtaCCGCCCCACCAccaagcaggctggggggcacaaggagttgggaggagacacaggggggacagctgaccccaactgactgAAGGGATGTTCCAGGCTATACGATGCCATGTTCGGTGATAAAATGTGTGGGGAGGTTGGTggggggtgtcctggtttcggctgggatagagttaattttcttcctagtagcaggcacagtgctgtgttttggatttagtaggagaagaatgttgataacatgctgatgtttttagttgttgctaagtactgcttatgccagtcaaggacttttcagcttcccatgctctgccaggtgcacaagaagctgggagggggcacagccagaagagttgacccaaactgaccaaagggctattccataccataagacgtcatgggcagtatagaaactggggggagttggccagggagcagcgatcgctgcttgggaactgtctgggtatcggtcggcgggtgatgagcaattgcattgtgcatcacttgctttgtatattgttattattgttatcattattatactgttattattatcattactattttactttagttcaattattaaactgtccttatctcaccccaggagtgtttctcactcttactcctccgattctctcccccatcccatcggggtagggggagtgagtgagcggctgcgtggtgctgagctgctgcctggggctaaaccatgatgGGGCTGgtgctcggggactggctgggcatcggtggGTTGTTTGCGAGGAATTATTTTCATTGGTATCGCTTGTctgtcttgggttttatttttctctctttgtttttttttgtttttttgtgtttttgttttcctctttg encodes the following:
- the SENP1 gene encoding sentrin-specific protease 1 isoform X2; protein product: MRMEARDAARANHGSMFKAFPLPSRASLRDPLSQPDNKFLPNKISGFACPAGNASCALNYSPEVPCPESYRAAGEPRAFGSSANGQWRGLVPPLGSVPQKPRVSRGSYLEARKNSSGTSNSFVGKSNHHCHASAFPIKPAQSPSWSGPCRRSLLSPKKTPRRFISTAEETVREEEREIYRQLLQMVTGKQFSTSKPSSLFPFHLSRCSNSSKTVVKETPRKNSKLFEAHSIVPASSATSILRAQEQPSHKPSLYSTPSYPSNIFESSNSTAQHQQENLPASNTQSEGSDSVILLKVKDSRTPAPSLPFFQAELWIKELTSVYDSRARERWRQIEEQKALALQLQSQRLQEQEHSVQDLVDLNLRVPLEKEIPVTVVPEEKEDAKSADGEEEFPEITEEMEKEIKNVFRGGNQDEVLSEAFRLTITRKDIQTLNNLNWLNDEIINFYMNLLMERSKEKGLPAVHAFNTFFFTKLKTAGYQAVKRWTKKVDIFSVDLLLVPIHLGVHWCLAVVDFRKKTITYYDSMGGINSEACRILLRLLLVECSGRITPGRRDGGPIHGNT
- the SENP1 gene encoding sentrin-specific protease 1 isoform X1, which produces MRMEARDAARANHGSMFKAFPLPSRASLRDPLSQPDNKFLPNKISGFACPAGNASCALNYSPEVPCPESYRAAGEPRAFGSSANGQWRGLVPPLGSVPQKPRVSRGSYLEARKNSSGTSNSFVGKSNHHCHASAFPIKPAQSPSWSGPCRRSLLSPKKTPRRFISTAEETVREEEREIYRQLLQMVTGKQFSTSKPSSLFPFHLSRCSNSSKTVVKETPRKNSKLFEAHSIVPASSATSILRAQEQPSHKPSLYSTPSYPSNIFESSNSTAQHQQENLPASNTQSEGSDSVILLKVKDSRTPAPSLPFFQAELWIKELTSVYDSRARERWRQIEEQKALALQLQSQRLQEQEHSVQDLVDLNLRVPLEKEIPVTVVPEEKEDAKSADGEEEFPEITEEMEKEIKNVFRGGNQDEVLSEAFRLTITRKDIQTLNNLNWLNDEIINFYMNLLMERSKEKGLPAVHAFNTFFFTKLKTAGYQAVKRWTKKVDIFSVDLLLVPIHLGVHWCLAVVDFRKKTITYYDSMGGINSEACRILLQYLKQESLDKKRKEFDTNGWSLLSKKSQEIPQQMNGSDCGMFACKYADCITKDKPINFTQQHMPYFRKRMAWEILHRKLL